A single window of Cytobacillus dafuensis DNA harbors:
- a CDS encoding sensor histidine kinase, whose amino-acid sequence MKLKNSLLNQYLLIIFLAILILPISFFLISILFYTQFSGTEESNKYQNGIDLESMWHAEAQSLAGATDEQINEKLKRLQTEYSEATMYWVDETGQTKYKLPENATVPSSWSPSHTIDFMKKNRGSSVDPFTVVALIGEQKEEGFMVMQVPRSAMETTGDSIADKYDYWIMPSVAVVLTIFIFISWIFFSRIRKRLLRLRQAMSSPAENGIPDPISVFKKDEIGQLEIEFNEMIHQLESSRLREKEEEALRRQLIANLSHDLRTPLTTIRGHAFSLKKEVLSEKGKESLDLIDSKINYLGELIENLLSYTLLTSGKYPYNPKKTDIVRLVKTSFAAWYPVFENRGFQLEIEFPEKSFHWDIDSQWMERVLDNFFQNINRHAIEGKYIGVKVDVEKEQIIIADHGPGMSGKSAGKGAGIGLSIVSLMLKDMKLHWDIQTGETGTIIRISRKEQS is encoded by the coding sequence ATGAAACTGAAAAACTCTTTATTGAACCAATATTTATTAATTATATTTCTAGCCATTTTAATTTTGCCAATTTCCTTTTTCCTTATTTCAATCTTATTTTACACTCAATTTAGTGGTACAGAGGAATCGAATAAATATCAAAATGGTATCGATTTAGAATCAATGTGGCATGCAGAAGCACAAAGCTTAGCAGGTGCTACAGACGAGCAAATAAATGAAAAATTAAAGAGGCTTCAAACAGAATATTCTGAAGCAACAATGTATTGGGTGGATGAAACAGGTCAAACGAAATATAAGCTGCCGGAAAATGCAACTGTACCGTCGTCATGGTCACCATCTCATACTATAGATTTTATGAAAAAAAACCGGGGATCAAGCGTTGACCCTTTTACTGTAGTAGCATTAATTGGTGAGCAAAAAGAAGAAGGCTTTATGGTTATGCAGGTACCTCGGTCTGCAATGGAAACAACAGGGGATAGTATAGCGGATAAGTATGATTATTGGATTATGCCTTCAGTTGCGGTCGTATTAACGATCTTTATTTTCATCTCATGGATATTCTTTTCTAGAATTAGGAAGCGTCTATTGAGGCTGCGGCAGGCCATGTCAAGTCCGGCAGAAAACGGTATTCCTGATCCAATTAGTGTTTTCAAGAAAGATGAAATTGGCCAATTGGAAATAGAATTTAATGAAATGATTCATCAGCTTGAAAGCAGCCGTCTCCGTGAAAAAGAAGAAGAGGCGCTAAGGAGACAGCTAATAGCGAATTTATCGCATGATTTAAGAACACCACTAACTACGATAAGAGGCCATGCTTTCAGTTTGAAAAAAGAAGTGTTAAGTGAAAAGGGGAAGGAGTCTCTCGATTTAATCGATAGCAAAATAAATTATCTTGGTGAATTAATAGAAAATCTACTTTCCTATACCTTACTCACTTCGGGAAAGTATCCATACAATCCGAAAAAAACGGATATCGTCCGTCTAGTGAAGACCTCCTTTGCAGCATGGTATCCAGTGTTTGAAAATAGGGGCTTTCAACTGGAAATTGAATTCCCAGAAAAATCCTTTCATTGGGACATCGATTCACAATGGATGGAACGTGTACTGGATAATTTTTTCCAAAACATCAACCGTCATGCAATTGAAGGGAAGTATATTGGTGTGAAGGTAGACGTGGAGAAGGAGCAAATCATCATTGCCGACCACGGTCCAGGAATGAGCGGGAAATCGGCAGGAAAAGGAGCAGGAATTGGGCTTTCCATTGTTTCTCTCATGCTAAAAGATATGAAGCTCCATTGGGATATTCAAACTGGAGAAACCGGAACTATTATTCGAATAAGTAGGAAAGAACAAAGCTGA
- a CDS encoding response regulator transcription factor, with protein sequence MEKLRGKTVLIVEDEERIRRLIKMALTKIGFEVLEAADGFEAKEQYLKYDPCFIILDIMLPGINGKEICSWLRQDLKSNVPIIMLSAIHTEKDKVEGLKLGADDYMAKPFSLDELTARVETVLRRTANRCSKISYRGLTLKPIVGMAKFEDAVLDLTLFEYKLLYQFMTHPDQVFSREQLITLVYKNEEKLINERTVDVHIKNLREKIAQYSEYPFIQTVRGIGYKFTT encoded by the coding sequence ATGGAAAAGCTAAGAGGAAAAACTGTTCTTATCGTAGAGGACGAGGAACGAATCAGAAGATTAATAAAAATGGCTTTAACAAAAATTGGCTTTGAGGTATTAGAAGCAGCAGATGGATTTGAGGCAAAGGAACAATATTTAAAATACGACCCTTGCTTTATCATTTTAGATATTATGCTTCCTGGAATAAACGGCAAAGAGATTTGCTCCTGGCTTCGTCAAGATTTAAAAAGCAATGTACCTATTATTATGCTCTCCGCCATCCATACTGAAAAGGACAAAGTGGAAGGATTGAAATTAGGTGCAGATGATTATATGGCAAAACCTTTCAGTCTTGACGAATTAACAGCAAGAGTCGAAACCGTATTAAGAAGAACGGCGAACAGATGCAGCAAAATAAGCTATCGAGGATTGACTCTAAAGCCGATTGTCGGTATGGCCAAATTCGAGGATGCTGTACTTGATTTAACCCTTTTTGAATACAAATTGCTTTATCAATTTATGACTCATCCAGATCAAGTATTCTCAAGAGAACAATTGATCACACTCGTTTATAAAAACGAAGAAAAATTGATTAATGAACGAACCGTTGATGTTCATATTAAAAATTTGCGCGAGAAAATCGCCCAATATTCAGAGTATCCCTTTATCCAAACGGTCAGAGGCATTGGGTACAAGTTTACGACATAA
- a CDS encoding ABC transporter ATP-binding protein, producing MSEFIIETNKLTKKFKNRYAVESVNLQIKKGEIYGFLGPNGAGKTTTIRMLLGLAKPTYGSIQIFGKDMKKEKLSVLKKVGSLVEYPSYYGHLTAYENLEAIRILLDAPKSRIDEVLSIVRLSKEAKRPVKGFSLGMKQRLGIAAALLGKPELLILDEPTNGLDPSGILEIRELIKSMPKEHGITILVSSHLLSEMDQMATQVGIITKGKMIFQDSIEALRQRSKSKIAIKVNEAELAWRMLLSKGIQAEMENKQIYLPHSSDEVVSTVVEELIHNRFSVFRVQEEKKSLEDIFLELTSGEGSL from the coding sequence ATGAGTGAATTTATTATTGAAACAAATAAATTAACGAAAAAATTTAAGAATCGGTATGCAGTGGAAAGTGTGAACCTTCAAATTAAGAAGGGTGAAATTTACGGATTTCTAGGACCGAACGGAGCTGGAAAAACGACAACGATCCGCATGCTTCTCGGACTGGCGAAGCCTACATATGGTTCTATTCAAATTTTTGGAAAGGATATGAAAAAAGAAAAGCTTTCAGTATTAAAGAAAGTGGGGTCATTAGTTGAATATCCTTCCTATTATGGTCATTTAACGGCGTACGAGAATCTAGAAGCGATTCGTATTTTACTAGACGCTCCGAAATCAAGGATAGATGAAGTTCTTTCTATTGTCAGATTATCGAAGGAAGCAAAGAGACCAGTTAAAGGCTTTTCCCTAGGAATGAAGCAAAGATTAGGGATTGCAGCAGCATTATTAGGCAAACCGGAATTGCTGATTTTAGATGAGCCGACAAATGGCCTTGATCCATCAGGTATTCTTGAAATTAGAGAATTGATTAAAAGCATGCCTAAGGAGCATGGAATTACGATTCTAGTCTCGAGCCATTTACTTTCCGAAATGGATCAAATGGCTACCCAGGTAGGAATTATTACAAAGGGGAAAATGATTTTTCAAGATTCCATTGAAGCTTTAAGGCAAAGGTCGAAAAGCAAAATTGCGATTAAAGTGAACGAAGCTGAACTAGCATGGAGAATGCTTCTTTCAAAAGGCATTCAAGCAGAGATGGAGAATAAGCAGATCTATTTGCCGCATTCCTCTGATGAAGTTGTCTCCACTGTTGTTGAGGAGCTTATTCATAACCGTTTCTCCGTATTTCGAGTTCAGGAGGAGAAAAAATCATTGGAAGATATTTTCCTAGAGTTAACAAGCGGGGAGGGGAGTCTTTAA
- a CDS encoding ABC transporter permease has translation MGKVLRSEFLKLRKSSIWLLMFISPVLATLAGLGQSVEDTPYKWEITLSAMSFLHALLFFPLLTGVFSAFVCRYEHLGGGWKQLLAMPVSRSNVYIAKFLIVIGLLAITQVLFAGGLVLVGQLKGFEGALPWKMILTSAVGGWIASLPLVALQLFVSVAWSSFAAPLAINVIFTLPNILVVNSEQFGPYYPWAQPFLAMMPTTEESFGALNVPMETLMIVILGSLVLFFLSGFTYFQRKEI, from the coding sequence ATGGGGAAAGTGTTGCGATCAGAATTTTTAAAGCTAAGGAAATCATCTATATGGCTGTTAATGTTTATTAGCCCGGTGTTAGCCACTTTAGCGGGCTTAGGGCAGTCGGTTGAAGATACCCCTTATAAATGGGAGATAACCTTAAGTGCCATGTCTTTTTTACATGCGTTATTATTTTTCCCTTTGTTAACAGGTGTTTTTTCAGCATTTGTTTGTCGTTATGAACATCTTGGAGGCGGTTGGAAGCAGCTTCTAGCTATGCCAGTTTCACGCAGCAATGTTTATATCGCGAAGTTCCTTATTGTGATCGGCTTACTTGCCATCACACAGGTTTTATTTGCTGGAGGGTTAGTTCTTGTCGGGCAGCTAAAAGGATTCGAGGGGGCATTGCCTTGGAAAATGATCTTAACAAGTGCAGTTGGGGGCTGGATTGCAAGTCTTCCTCTTGTAGCACTGCAGCTATTTGTCTCTGTTGCTTGGTCAAGCTTTGCAGCCCCTCTTGCGATCAATGTCATTTTTACGCTGCCTAATATTTTGGTTGTGAATTCAGAGCAATTTGGACCTTACTATCCGTGGGCACAGCCTTTTTTAGCTATGATGCCAACAACGGAGGAAAGCTTCGGTGCACTGAATGTGCCAATGGAAACTCTGATGATTGTTATTCTCGGAAGTCTAGTTCTGTTTTTTCTATCAGGCTTCACCTATTTTCAAAGGAAAGAAATCTAG
- the pdxK gene encoding pyridoxine/pyridoxal/pyridoxamine kinase: MSLKKVLTIAGSDTSGGAGIQADLKTFQELGVYGMTALTTIVTMDPKNDWSHNVFPIAIDTLKAQLETILSTGIDAMKTGMLGSVEIIELAAKTIDENKLDRVVIDPVLVCKGEDEVLHPETADALREILVPRATVVTPNLFEAWQLAKTGPIKTVDDMKEAAVKIHELGAKYVLIKGGSKLEHEKAVDLLFDGKEFKLYESERVTTTYTHGAGCTYSSAVTAELAKGKSVVEAVQTAKEFITAAINHGFKLNQFVGPTMHCAHRKFGAGRLESE, translated from the coding sequence ATGTCGTTGAAAAAAGTCTTAACAATTGCAGGCTCAGATACAAGCGGAGGCGCTGGAATTCAGGCTGACCTTAAAACATTCCAAGAGCTTGGCGTATATGGAATGACCGCCCTTACAACAATCGTAACAATGGATCCAAAAAATGATTGGAGTCATAATGTATTTCCAATTGCTATCGATACGCTAAAAGCTCAATTGGAAACCATTTTATCAACTGGCATTGATGCGATGAAAACAGGCATGCTAGGTTCCGTAGAAATTATTGAGCTTGCTGCAAAAACAATTGATGAAAATAAATTAGACCGCGTCGTCATTGACCCTGTTTTGGTTTGTAAAGGAGAGGATGAGGTCCTTCATCCTGAAACAGCAGATGCATTAAGAGAAATCCTTGTTCCTCGCGCAACTGTTGTCACACCAAACCTCTTTGAAGCTTGGCAATTAGCGAAAACAGGTCCAATTAAAACAGTTGATGATATGAAGGAAGCAGCTGTCAAAATTCATGAGCTTGGTGCAAAATACGTGTTAATTAAAGGCGGCAGCAAATTGGAACATGAGAAAGCAGTTGACCTTCTATTCGATGGCAAGGAATTCAAGCTATACGAAAGCGAACGCGTTACTACGACTTATACACATGGTGCTGGCTGCACATACTCCTCTGCCGTTACAGCAGAGCTTGCAAAAGGCAAATCTGTCGTGGAAGCCGTTCAAACCGCAAAAGAATTCATTACAGCTGCCATCAACCATGGCTTTAAATTAAACCAATTTGTTGGGCCTACTATGCATTGTGCTCACCGCAAATTTGGTGCAGGACGTTTAGAATCAGAATAA
- a CDS encoding response regulator transcription factor has product MRRILYIEDDLEIGSWVKEDLEQRGFEIQWLKSGDGSEKIVANHDLVILDVMLPGLDGFTVGQRLKKEAPQIPILMLSARTAVDDKLQGLQFADDYLTKPFHPDELAARIEVLLRRSGLSLSNELHLGHIQVNLSENTFKDQRTGEEIILTGKQYQIFMHFLRHPNQILTKEQIYESVWGEPYLEGDKTLMVHIRYLREKIEINPGTPEIIETIRGIGYRVKQ; this is encoded by the coding sequence ATGAGGAGAATTCTATACATAGAAGATGATTTAGAGATTGGCAGCTGGGTAAAGGAAGATTTAGAGCAACGAGGTTTTGAGATTCAATGGTTAAAATCAGGGGATGGGTCTGAGAAAATCGTAGCCAATCATGACCTTGTCATACTTGATGTGATGCTTCCTGGCCTTGATGGCTTTACAGTAGGCCAACGGTTAAAAAAAGAGGCACCTCAAATCCCAATCTTAATGCTATCAGCCCGTACAGCTGTAGATGATAAGCTGCAAGGATTACAATTTGCTGATGACTATTTAACAAAGCCCTTCCATCCAGACGAATTGGCTGCAAGGATTGAGGTGTTGCTAAGAAGATCAGGTCTATCACTTTCAAATGAGCTGCATCTTGGTCATATTCAAGTTAATCTTTCCGAAAATACGTTTAAGGATCAGCGTACAGGAGAGGAAATTATTTTGACGGGTAAGCAATATCAGATTTTCATGCACTTCCTCCGTCATCCGAACCAAATTTTAACGAAGGAACAAATCTATGAATCAGTATGGGGTGAGCCTTATCTAGAAGGCGATAAAACACTGATGGTTCATATTCGATATCTCCGTGAGAAAATAGAAATAAACCCAGGTACTCCTGAAATAATCGAAACCATTAGGGGAATTGGCTACAGGGTGAAGCAATGA
- a CDS encoding ABC transporter permease has protein sequence MLKTFASDLIKIKRKMIWFLIFLGPFGVVALEAVNFGLRYDYLTKLYADDLWGGLIGEARYLAIPALMLGLTIIASMIAGIEHQTNSWKQLLALPVSKLRVFTGKFTLAAVLLFASSTLLFIGVIILGIILKFGTEIPFLSLLKMAYFPYLAAMPFVAFQIWLSITMKNQAIPLVVGIVGTILSMMSFNFPDWFPWKWPSLENGWGDPIYSVFAGLGLGLIIYLMGSIDFGRKDVQ, from the coding sequence ATGTTAAAGACCTTCGCTTCAGATTTGATAAAAATAAAACGAAAAATGATCTGGTTTTTAATTTTCCTTGGGCCTTTTGGAGTCGTGGCATTAGAAGCAGTCAACTTTGGTCTTCGCTACGACTATTTAACAAAGCTCTATGCAGACGATTTGTGGGGAGGACTAATTGGCGAAGCTCGTTATTTAGCCATTCCAGCTCTTATGCTCGGATTAACGATCATTGCATCGATGATTGCCGGCATTGAACATCAAACGAATTCGTGGAAGCAGCTGTTAGCTTTACCTGTATCGAAGCTGAGAGTTTTTACAGGTAAATTTACTTTAGCCGCCGTTTTACTTTTTGCATCAAGCACGCTGCTCTTCATAGGAGTCATTATTTTAGGTATTATTCTGAAATTCGGGACAGAGATTCCTTTTCTTTCCCTGCTAAAAATGGCATACTTCCCTTATTTGGCGGCCATGCCTTTCGTTGCTTTCCAGATTTGGTTGTCCATTACAATGAAAAACCAAGCCATTCCATTGGTCGTAGGAATTGTTGGCACCATTTTATCGATGATGTCCTTTAACTTCCCAGATTGGTTCCCTTGGAAATGGCCATCTTTGGAAAATGGATGGGGTGACCCGATTTATTCAGTATTTGCTGGATTGGGCTTAGGGCTCATTATCTACTTAATGGGCAGTATTGATTTTGGCAGAAAGGATGTGCAATAG